One Melospiza melodia melodia isolate bMelMel2 chromosome 1, bMelMel2.pri, whole genome shotgun sequence genomic window carries:
- the AQP4 gene encoding aquaporin-4 isoform X1, with protein MTEAGPQPLPRRAFLECRTSKCARLCKCERIMVAFKGVWTQPFWKAVSAEFLAMLIFVLLSLGSTINWGGAEKPLPVDMVLISLCFGLSIATMVQCFGHISGGHINPAVTVAMVCTRKISLAKSVFYIVAQCLGAIVGAGILYLVTPPSVVGGLGVTAVHRDLSAGHGLLVELIITFQLVFTIFASCDSKRSDVTGSVALAIGFSVAIGHLFAINYTGASMNPARSFGPAVIMGRWENQWVYWVGPIIGAVLAGALYEYVYCPDVELKRRFKDVFGKATQPSKGKYIEVDDNRSHVETDDLILKPGIVHVIDIDRGEDKKGRDPSSEVLSSV; from the exons ATGACCGAGGCCGGCCCGCAGCCGCTGCCCCGCCGCGCGTTCCTCGAGTGCCGCACCAg taAGTGTGCACGTCTGTGTAAGTGTGAGAGAATTATGGTGGCGTTTAAAGGAGTCTGGACTCAGCCCTTCTGGAAAGCCGTTTCGGCGGAGTTTTTGGCCATGCTCATTTTTGTCCTCCTCAGCCTCGGCTCCACGATCAACTGGGGTGGAGCAGAGAAGCCCCTGCCTGTGGACATGGTCCTCATATCCCTCTGCTTTGGACTCAGCATTGCCACCATGGTGCAGTGCTTTGGGCACATCAGCGGAGGCCACATCAACCCTGCCGTGACCGTGGCCATGGTCTGCACCAGGAAGATCAGCCTTGCCAAGTCCGTCTTCTACATCGTTGCCCAGTGCCTGGGGGCCATCGTGGGCGCGGGCATCCTCTACCTTGTCACACCGCCCAGCGTGGTGGGAGGCCTGGGAGTCACTGCG GTACACAGAGATCTTTCTGCTGGGCATGGACTCCTGGTGGAATTGATAATTACATTCCAGCTGGTTTTTACTATTTTTGCTAGCTGTGATTCAAAACGAAGTGATGTCACTGGTTCAGTAGCTTTAGCAATTGGATTTTCTGTTGCAATTGGACACTTATTTGCT ATCAATTACACCGGTGCCAGCATGAACCCAGCTCGATCATTTGGACCTGCTGTCATTATGGGAAGATGGGAAAACCAATGG GTGTACTGGGTGGGACCGATAATCGGAGCCGTCCTTGCCGGTGCTCTGTACGAGTACGTCTATTGCCCGGACGTTGAGCTCAAGCGCCGCTTCAAAGACGTCTTTGGTAAGGCCACCCAGCCCTCCAAGGGCAAGTACATCGAGGTGGATGACAACAGGAGCCACGTAGAGACCGATGACCTGATCCTGAAGCCTGGCATAGTTCATGTGATTGATATCGACAGGGGTGAGGACAAGAAGGGAAGAGACCCATCCAGCGAGGTGTTGTCTTCCGTATGA
- the AQP4 gene encoding aquaporin-4 isoform X2, translated as MSDGAAAPRRGKCARLCKCERIMVAFKGVWTQPFWKAVSAEFLAMLIFVLLSLGSTINWGGAEKPLPVDMVLISLCFGLSIATMVQCFGHISGGHINPAVTVAMVCTRKISLAKSVFYIVAQCLGAIVGAGILYLVTPPSVVGGLGVTAVHRDLSAGHGLLVELIITFQLVFTIFASCDSKRSDVTGSVALAIGFSVAIGHLFAINYTGASMNPARSFGPAVIMGRWENQWVYWVGPIIGAVLAGALYEYVYCPDVELKRRFKDVFGKATQPSKGKYIEVDDNRSHVETDDLILKPGIVHVIDIDRGEDKKGRDPSSEVLSSV; from the exons ATGAGCGACGGAGCGGCCGCTCCGCGCCGCGG taAGTGTGCACGTCTGTGTAAGTGTGAGAGAATTATGGTGGCGTTTAAAGGAGTCTGGACTCAGCCCTTCTGGAAAGCCGTTTCGGCGGAGTTTTTGGCCATGCTCATTTTTGTCCTCCTCAGCCTCGGCTCCACGATCAACTGGGGTGGAGCAGAGAAGCCCCTGCCTGTGGACATGGTCCTCATATCCCTCTGCTTTGGACTCAGCATTGCCACCATGGTGCAGTGCTTTGGGCACATCAGCGGAGGCCACATCAACCCTGCCGTGACCGTGGCCATGGTCTGCACCAGGAAGATCAGCCTTGCCAAGTCCGTCTTCTACATCGTTGCCCAGTGCCTGGGGGCCATCGTGGGCGCGGGCATCCTCTACCTTGTCACACCGCCCAGCGTGGTGGGAGGCCTGGGAGTCACTGCG GTACACAGAGATCTTTCTGCTGGGCATGGACTCCTGGTGGAATTGATAATTACATTCCAGCTGGTTTTTACTATTTTTGCTAGCTGTGATTCAAAACGAAGTGATGTCACTGGTTCAGTAGCTTTAGCAATTGGATTTTCTGTTGCAATTGGACACTTATTTGCT ATCAATTACACCGGTGCCAGCATGAACCCAGCTCGATCATTTGGACCTGCTGTCATTATGGGAAGATGGGAAAACCAATGG GTGTACTGGGTGGGACCGATAATCGGAGCCGTCCTTGCCGGTGCTCTGTACGAGTACGTCTATTGCCCGGACGTTGAGCTCAAGCGCCGCTTCAAAGACGTCTTTGGTAAGGCCACCCAGCCCTCCAAGGGCAAGTACATCGAGGTGGATGACAACAGGAGCCACGTAGAGACCGATGACCTGATCCTGAAGCCTGGCATAGTTCATGTGATTGATATCGACAGGGGTGAGGACAAGAAGGGAAGAGACCCATCCAGCGAGGTGTTGTCTTCCGTATGA